A genomic segment from Spinacia oleracea cultivar Varoflay chromosome 3, BTI_SOV_V1, whole genome shotgun sequence encodes:
- the LOC130470078 gene encoding uncharacterized protein, whose translation MDARMTKHYSRLMKLMIKLPGAPTPVETKPTDGYAASPFCEAIARVTVPHTLRLPTWTTLYDGTSDPYPHVNFYKQCMWQIGIPYDLVEPVMCKSFGGTLDGAALEWLMNVDPGSISCLSDLINAFYQTVIKAFKIGLIPNSELYREITKYPCATFEEVRSRATAQMQIEDDEVIRTASQRSTGGSSDRRSYTPRSSSWRHQPYNRQNQVQDVNQYDDANNVYRTERVVYPPISEYGFNVDIGGVVNALQNVGGTVRWPKKSDRPDSMKDMSKWCDFHRDNGHTTEECISLKKEVAYLLKRGHLKELLSDKGKETYNKENNTQPNPAPSGDRPAPPMFEKVVNVISGGSDICGLTSSAAKKSTEANLKPS comes from the exons ATGGATGCACGCATGACGAAGCATTACTCTCGCCTGATGAAGCTGATGATCAAGCTACCCGGAGCACCCACACCAGTAGAGACCAAACCAACCGACGGGTATGCGGCATCACCATTTTGTGAGGCGATCGCCAGAGTAACGGTTCCACACACACTTCGACTCCCTACCTGGACCACCCTGTATGATGGAACATCTGATCCCTACCCGCATGTCAACTTCTACAAGCAGTGCATGTGGCAGATCGGAATCCCATACGATTTGGTCGAGCCTGTCATGTGCAAATCATTCGGCGGTACCCTTGATGGAGCAGCTCTGGAATGGCTAATGAACGTCGACCCCGGATCCATCTCCTGCCTGTCTGACCTAATCAACGCTTTTTATCA GACAGTTATCAAGGCATTCAAAATAGGTCTCATCCCCAACTCGGAGCTGTACCGGGAaataaccaaatacccctgtgCAACCTTCGAGGAAGTGCGATCGAGAGCCACCGCCCAAATGCAGATTGAAGACGACGAGGTCATCCGGACGGCGTCCCAACGCTCAACAGGGGGCAGCAGCGACAGGAGATCGTACACCCCAAGGAGTAGCAGTTGGCGACACCAGCCGTATAACCGGCAGAACCAGGTACAAGATGTCAATCAATACGATGACGCTAACAATGTTTACAGGACTGAACGGGTCGTTTATCCCCCCATCTCCGAATATGGCTTCAACGTCGACATCGGAGGCGTGGTGAACGCCCTTCAAAATGTAGGTGGTACCGTCAGATGGCCTAAGAAGAGCGACAGACCAGACTCCATGAAGGACATGAGCAAGTGGTGCGACTTCCACCGCGACAATGGCCACACGACGGAGGAATGCATCTCCCTCAAAAAGGAGGTAGCATATCTATTGAAAAGAGGACACCTGAAAGAGCTGCTGAGCGACAAAGGGAAGGAGACGTACAACAAGGAAAACAACACCCAGCCCAACCCAGCACCAAGCGGCGACCGACCGGCCCCTCCCATGTTCGAAAAAGTGGTAAATGTTATCTCTGGTGGTTCAGATATCTGTGGACTAACTtcttctgcagctaaaaaaTCAACAGAGGCGAATCTGAAGCCGTCATAG
- the LOC130470077 gene encoding uncharacterized protein: protein MDNGARKLRHQYQPRTAVKSQALADFVADFSPELEKIADDEVELINNVEEIWTLFVDGSSNFRGAGLGVVLKSPQGDMIAQAICCDFKATNNEAEYEALIVGLTLAEELGASGLNIFSDSQLIVNQINGDYKAKDLKMTLYLEKAKKLTSKFKPFSIKQVP, encoded by the coding sequence ATGGACAATGGCGCTAGGAAGCTTCGACATCAATACCAACCGAGGACAGCCGTAAAGTCGCAGGCCCTAGCGGATTTTGTGGCAGACTTTAGCCCCGAATTGGAGAAGATAGCGGACGACGAAGTCGAACTCATCAATAACGTAGAAGAAATATGGACACTCTTTGTCGACGGCTCATCTAACTTTCGTGGTGCAGGTCTAGGCGTCGTACTAAAGTCACCACAAGGAGACATGATAGCACAAGCCATCTGCTGCGATTTCAAGGCGacaaacaacgaagcagaatacgaggcgCTAATTGTTGGACTGACGTTAGCTGAAGAATTGGGGGCAAGCGGGCTCAACATCTTCAGCGACTCACAACTAATCGTCAACCAAATTAACGGCGACTACAAGGCTAaagacctaaaaatgaccttATACCTCGAAAAAGCAAAAAAGCTAACCTCCAAATTTAAACCCTTCTCCATTAAACAAGTGCCATGA